From Triticum urartu cultivar G1812 chromosome 2, Tu2.1, whole genome shotgun sequence, a single genomic window includes:
- the LOC125541614 gene encoding peroxidase 1-like → MASSRSLSSRSGTMLAGALLLLLSTASAVAQLDVGFYSKTCPHVEEIVRQEMLGILKEAPTLAGPFLRLHFHDCFVRGCDASVLIDSTDVANSPAEKDAPPNKSLRGFGAVQRVKDRLQSACPNTVSCADVLALMARDAVVLAGGPTWPVALGRRDGRVSIANETNQLPPPTSNFTRLSKMFAAKGLDAKDIVVLSGGHTLGTARCVSFTDRLYNFTGANNPADVDPALDAAYVARLRSQCRSLADNTTLAEMDPGSFLTFDAGYYRLVAKRRGILHSDSALLEHPTTRAYVERQATGLFAAEFFRDFAESMVKMGNIGVLTGEQGEIRSKCYAVNK, encoded by the coding sequence ATGGCCTCCTCAAGGTCTCTCAGCAGTCGCAGCGGCACAATGCTGGCCGGCGCGCTGCTCCTGCTGTTGTCTACGGCCTCCGCCGTGGCTCAGCTGGACGTGGGCTTCTACAGCAAGACGTGCCCGCACGTGGAGGAGATCGTCCGGCAGGAGATGCTCGGGATCCTCAAGGAGGCGCCCACGCTCGCCGGACCCTTCCTCCGCCTCCACTTCCACGACTGCTTCGTCCGGGGATGCGACGCTTCCGTGCTGATCGACTCCACCGACGTCGCCAATAGCCCAGCAGAGAAGGACGCGCCGCCCAACAAGAGCCTCCGCGGCTTCGGCGCCGTGCAGCGCGTCAAGGACAGGCTCCAGTCCGCCTGCCCTAACACCGTGTCCTGCGCCGACGTGCTCGCCCTCATGGCCCGCGACGCCGTCGTGCTCGCAGGAGGCCCCACGTGGCCCGTCGCGCTCGGCCGGAGGGACGGCCGCGTCTCCATCGCTAACGAGACAAACCAGCTTCCCCCGCCCACCTCCAACTTCACACGCCTCTCCAAGATGTTCGCCGCCAAGGGCCTCGACGCCAAGGACATCGTCGTGCTCTCCGGCGGCCACACGCTCGGCACCGCGCGCTGCGTGTCCTTCACGGACCGGCTGTACAACTTCACCGGCGCCAACAACCCCGCCGATGTCGACCCAGCACTGGACGCCGCATACGTGGCCAGGCTGAGGTCCCAGTGCCGGAGCCTCGCCGACAACACCACGCTCGCGGAGATGGACCCCGGCAGCTTCCTCACCTTCGACGCCGGCTACTACCGCCTCGTGGCAAAGCGCAGAGGAATCCTACACTCCGACTCCGCGCTCCTGGAACACCCGACCACCAGGGCATACGTCGAGCGCCAGGCCACCGGCCTCTTCGCCGCCGAGTTCTTCCGCGACTTCGCCGAGTCCATGGTCAAGATGGGCAACATCGGCGTGCTCACCGGAGAACAGGGCGAGATCAGGAGCAAGTGCTACGCAGTCAACAAATAA
- the LOC125541615 gene encoding peroxidase 1-like, whose product MASTTFLILVAAASLLASFAQADLQYGYYNTTCPGVEELVRTELEAIFADDSTLRAGLLRLHFHDCFVRGCDASLMLNSHNGTAEKHADPNLTVRGYEAIEAIKKVVEKACPLVVSCADIMAMAARDAVNFSTGPRYEVETGRRDGNVSMLEEALTNLPPADGNVTVLTQYFAVKNLTMKDMVVLSAAHTIGVTHCSSFSKRLYNFTGADDQDPSLDPAYGKTLTTKCPTDKMASVVPMDEVTVEKFDLGYYESVYNHRAVLHSDAALLEDSLTGAYVALMNNASSLDVFFADFAVAMINMGRAGVLTGTQGEIRETCGVYVD is encoded by the exons ATGGCTTCCACCACGTTCTTGATCTTGGTTGCGGCGGCGAGCCTCCTGGCCAGCTTTGCGCAGGCCGATTTGCAGTACGGTTACTACAACACGACGTGCCCAGGCGTGGAGGAACTTGTGCGCACCGAGCTTGAGGCCATCTTCGCCGACGACTCCACCCTCCGTGCCGGCCTCCTCCGCCTCCACTTCCACGACTGCTTCGTCCGGGGCTGCGACGCCTCCCTCATGCTCAACTCCCACAATGGCACCGCTGAGAAGCACGCCGACCCCAACCTTACCGTGCGCGGCTACGAGGCCATCGAGGCtatcaagaaggtggtggagaaAGCATGCCCCCTCGTCGTCTCCTGCGCAGACATCATGGCCATGGCCGCGCGCGACGCCGTCAATTTT AGCACTGGGCCACGCTACGAGGTGGAGACCGGGCGCCGCGACGGGAACGTCTCCATGTTGGAGGAGGCCCTCACCAACCTGCCACCGGCCGACGGCAACGTCACCGTGCTCACCCAGTACTTCGCCGTCAAGAACCTCACCATGAAGGACATGGTCGTCCTCTCCG cGGCGCACACGATTGGAGTGACGCACTGCTCGTCCTTCTCCAAGCGGCTCTACAACTTCACTGGAGCCGACGACCAGGACCCCTCGCTGGACCCGGCGTACGGGAAGACGCTGACGACCAAGTGCCCAACGGATAAGATGGCGAGCGTGGTGCCCATGGACGAGGTGACGGTGGAGAAGTTCGACCTGGGATACTACGAGTCCGTGTACAATCACCGGGCGGTGCTGCACTCCgacgccgcgctgctggaggacAGTCTCACCGGCGCCTACGTGGCGCTCATGAACAACGCCTCCTCTCTCGACGTCTTCTTCGCCGACTTCGCCGTCGCCATGATCAACATGGGCAGGGCTGGCGTTCTCACCGGCACCCAAGGCGAGATCAGAGAGACCTGCGGCGTCTACGTCGACTGA